In Aegilops tauschii subsp. strangulata cultivar AL8/78 chromosome 3, Aet v6.0, whole genome shotgun sequence, one genomic interval encodes:
- the LOC109738841 gene encoding uncharacterized protein, whose translation MGGGHDMHGGHSGGVKGFVSSLVGGGKSHGYGGQGHGCDQGYGGHGQQQHGYGGHVQQHGYGSHGQQQGYGGHGQHGYPPPAAGACPPYGGYPAQGYAPAAYPAQPAPHHGGHMGSYHTGHGGGHGHGYSGGKHMGGGKHGGRKWK comes from the exons ATGGGCGGCGGGCACGACATGCACGGCGGCCACAGCGGCGGAGTGAAGGGCTTCGTGTCCAGCCTCGTCGGCGGCGGCAAAAGCCACGGGTACGGCGGCCAGGGGCACGGTTGCGACCAGGGCTACGGCGGCCACGGGCAGCAGCAGCACGGGTACGGCGGCCACGTGCAGCAGCACGGGTACGGCAGCCATGGGCAGCAGCAGGGGTACGGCGGCCACGGCCAGCACGGGTACCCTCCGCCCGCCGCCGGTGCTTGCCCCCCGTACGGCGGCTACCCGGCGCAAGGCTACGCGCCGGCGGCGTACCCCGCGCAGCCCGCGCCACACCACG GTGGGCACATGGGATCGTACCACACCGGGCACGGCGGCGGGCACGGGCACGGCTACTCCGGCGGGAAGCACATGGGCGGCGGCAAGCACGGCGGCAGGAAGTGGAAGTGA